A window of Gimesia sp. genomic DNA:
ATATCAGTGAAGCGGCGGAGTGATTCGAGGATCTCCCCTGCGGTCGACGAATCAAGGTTGCCCGTTGGTTCATCCGCCAGCAGCAGCTCCGGCCCGTTCATCAGTGCTCGCGCAATCGCCACCCGCTGCTGCTCACCCCCCGAGAGTTCACTGGGCCGATGCTCGGTTCGTGCGGCTAAGCCGACAGCCGCTAATGCCTCTTCTGCAGCCATCAAGCGTTTCGACTTTTCCCAGCGGTCAAATACCAGAGGCAATTCCACGTTCTGTAACGCCGTACGCCACGGGATGAGGTTAAAGGCCTGAAAAATCATCCCCACACACTCCCGCCGATAGTCGGCCATCTCCGCCGGGGGAAGCTCAGAGAGCATCTTTCCCGCTACGCAAATTTGCCCGCTCGTGGGACGATCCAGCCCTGCAATCAGATTCAGCAGCGTCGATTTGCCCGATCCCGATTTTCCCAGCAGGGCCACCCGTTCGCCACGACGCACAGCAAACGAAACGTGACTCAACGCGTTCACAGCGGCCTGTGTTTGACCGTATGCCTTCGAGACATCGGTAAGTTCGACAAGAATATCGCTGGCATCGTGCGGCATAAGTATTCAACGATTCAACTGGGACTGCTGATAGATCTCTATCGGACCGATTCACAAGTGAATCAGATCAGGATGAAATGACATTCGCTCATAAATCAGGACACTCAGGGCTTCCGGTTTCGTCTGTTCTAATCGGGCCAGAAACCATAATTATGTCCAATTCTGGTCGCATGGTCACTACTTCCGCTTATCCTATCGCGAGATTCAGGTATCGCAAATAAATTCAACAGAAAAGAAGAATGCGCTGCAGGGGGATCGCCCCGGTTGGGCGTCTATGGGGAAAGGCCGCTCGAATCAAGCAACGCTCTCTAGTATTCCTGGTCAAGCTGGGATTGCGTCAGCATTCGGTACGACTCAAACTGCTTCCCGAATCGCTCCATTGACTCATGCAGCGGATGCGCGGCCGCAAGGTCAGGTTGTTTGAAGAACAGACTTTTCCAGAATCCCTGCCAGGGCAGGTAGCGGACCATGATCGAGCGCTGTTCGGCTCCCTTTTCTTCCGGAAAGAACATGATGCCGTATTCGATTCTCTCATCAGCCAGCACGGTTTCGAAGTAAACGCCCCAATCCTCAGAACATCCCCCTTGATACC
This region includes:
- a CDS encoding ABC transporter ATP-binding protein, which translates into the protein MPHDASDILVELTDVSKAYGQTQAAVNALSHVSFAVRRGERVALLGKSGSGKSTLLNLIAGLDRPTSGQICVAGKMLSELPPAEMADYRRECVGMIFQAFNLIPWRTALQNVELPLVFDRWEKSKRLMAAEEALAAVGLAARTEHRPSELSGGEQQRVAIARALMNGPELLLADEPTGNLDSSTAGEILESLRRFTDISATATILVTHDEELAYRFATRVLHMQDGRLDRDSGADH